A DNA window from Phragmites australis chromosome 11, lpPhrAust1.1, whole genome shotgun sequence contains the following coding sequences:
- the LOC133883852 gene encoding myb-related protein Hv33-like has protein sequence MGRPSCGGVQPKLRKGLWSPEEDEKLYNHIIRHGVGCWSSVPKLSGLQRCGKSCRLRWINYLRPDLKRGSFSQQEEDLIVALHEILGNRWSQIASHLPGRTDNEIKNFWNSCLKKKLRQRGIDPSTHKPLATGDAEAAAALPDARDQDHKPAAADADGLAQKQPAVFDPFPVTDFGGGFDLGVANVAALYGQYDVGKASDAGFVSDYSSVLDVSENLGYGESSSNSSNWNCAEMGNVLDSDVLHWASGGAAKAEPFTEMEQQHSGYGGVQVEDDALEHKFSLPCQEQSLLAHFDFNLEYF, from the exons ATGGGACGGCCCTCCTGCGGCGGCGTGCAGCCCAAGCTCCGAAAGGGGCTGTGGTCTCCCGAGGAAGATGAGAAGCTGTACAATCACATCATCCGACACGGCGTCGGGTGCTGGAGCTCTGTCCCCAAGCTCTCAG GGCTGCAGCGGTGCGGCAAGAGCTGCCGCCTGCGGTGGATCAACTACCTCCGCCCCGACCTGAAGCGCGGCAGCTTCTcgcagcaggaggaggaccTCATCGTCGCGCTTCACGAGATCCTAGGAAACAG GTGGTCGCAGATTGCGTCGCACTTACCGGGGCGGACGgacaacgagatcaagaacTTCTGGAACAGCTGCCTCAAGAAGAAGCTCCGGCAGCGTGGCATCGACCCGAGCACGCACAAGCCCCTCGCCACCGGCGACGCGGAGGCGGCCGCGGCATTGCCGGACGCTCGAGATCAGGACCACAAGCCCGCCGCCGCTGACGCCGACGGTCTAGCTCAGAAGCAGCCGGCCGTGTTCGACCCGTTCCCGGTGACAGACTTCGGCGGCGGCTTCGACCTGGGCGTGGCCAACGTGGCGGCATTGTACGGCCAGTACGACGTCGGCAAGGCCTCGGACGCCGGGTTCGTGTCCGACTACAGCAGCGTGCTGGACGTGTCGGAGAACCTGGGCTACGGGGAGAGCTCGAGCAACAGCAGCAACTGGAACTGCGCCGAGATGGGCAATGTGCTCGACAGCGACGTCCTGCACTGGGCTTCAGGCGGCGCCGCTAAGGCGGAGCCCTTCACGGAGATGGAGCAGCAGCACAGCGGCTATGGCGGAGTTCAGGTGGAAGACGACGCGTTGGAGCACAAATTCTCGCTGCCCTGCCAAGAACAGAGCCTGCTGGCACATTTCGACTTCAACTTGGAATACttctga